GCGCCGTTTGTCAAAACTCGATATTTTGACTAGCTCTGATTACAATAAGAATCAAATGTGATGAACGTGTTACTCATAGGTTAGTTGTTCTCAGGTTTGTTACGCAGCTAAAAGATGTGTTGGCTTCACGAGGGGTGAAATTTCTAAGGTTTGATGAATTGAGGGGTGAAATTTCTAAGGTTTGTTGAATTGAGGGGTGAAATTTCTAAGGTTTGATGAATTGAGGGGTGAAATTTCAAAGGTTTGATGAATTGAGGGGTGAAATTTCAAAGGTTTGATGAATTGAGGGGTGAAATTTCAAAGGTTTGATGAATTGAGGGGTGAAATTTCAAAGGTTTGATGAACTGAGGGGTGAAATTTCAAAGGTTTGATGAATTGAGGGGTGAAATTTCAAAGGTTTGATGAACTGAGGGGTGAAATTTCAAAGGTTTGATGAATTGAGGGGTGAAATTTCAAAGGTTTGATGAATTGAGGGGTGAAATTTCAAAGGTTTGATGAACTGAGGGGTGAATAAGGAGGGTAGGGCAGTGGCTGAAAGGACTTTATTTGACAGTGTctatactgccccctgctggaaaaCATACTGCATGCAGGGAGATAAGAACAGAACAGTAAaaacaactcacacacacacatacacataaacacacatatccacttactcaaacacacactcatattcgcacatacagacaaaacACATAACAAAAGCTtatacaaaaaacacaacacacatccacacacacacacacataactcaGGGATTGTGTTGTGTGAACAGATCTAATTATTAACACTTTGTGTTTTGTAAGTATTTTGACTGTGTCCTGCACTGTTGTGATCATTTCCAGCCCCACTGCTGGTCATTGATCTACCAGTGTGAAGGTGAAGTTTGATTTGGTGCACCATGCCTAAAAAGTCAAGCAGCAACGAGTTGTTTTCGATCATCTAATGGACTGCACATTTCAGCACCTCCCAGATCAGCCACCAGTGGGCAGTGTAAGATTTAGGGAGTAGATTAATTTGACTGATACGTTTGCTCGTTCAGTGAGATGTCATCCACATGCATATCTCCCATGTGTATATTTCCTGTGAGATTCACAAATTTTACAATTTCACATATATTATAGGCTTCTCCCTTATTGTGACTGATTTCTCATGTATTTCAGACTAtggtataaaaaaaagaatatatatatatatatacagtcccctccaaaagtattggaacagcaaggtcagttcctttgtttttgctatacactgaagacaattgagtttgaggtcaaaagatgtacatgagatgacagatccgaatttaagcttttatttcctggtattttttatctagatttgttaaacaacttagaacatatcaccttttgtatcagacaacccaatttttggtgagcaaaagtattggaacatgtgaatgacaggtgtttcttgttgctcagatgtgtcctgttagattgattggttaaacaataaatagttctgaatgtctactcttggttttagccttggggtTTGCctatgaaaactgcatttgtgttataaaagataaaagaccagagagctgtctttgggagaaaagcaagcttagaaaagaggggaaatcgatcagagccattgcacaagcattggggatagcttgtacgacaacttggaatgtcctgaaaaagaaagaaaccgctggcgtactgagcaacatatatcgaacaggtcgaccaaggaaaacaacagcagttgatgacagaaacattgtgaaagctgtgaagaaaaacctcaaaacatcagtcagtgacatcacaaacaatctccacaggacaggggtgacggtatctcaatcaactgttCGGAAGATAGAGAGCATATAGAGgtatacacaaatgcaaactacTCATCGTAGCAATATCGGAagacgagattacaatttgcaaagaagtacagcgatgagccacaaaagttctggaacaaggttttatggactgatgagaccaagattaacctctaccaaagtgatgtaaaggccaaagtgtggagaaagaagggatctgctcatgatccaaaacatataagctcatctgtgaagcacggtggaggaagtgtcatggcttgggcttgcatggctgcttctggattgggctcactaatctttattgatgatgtaactcatgatggtagcagcaggatgaattcagaagtctacaaaaacattctgtctgccaacttacggagaaatgcatccaaactaattgggaggaacttcatcatgcagcaagacaatgacccaaaacacactgccaactgaacaaaggatttcattagggagaaaaagtggaaggttttagactggcccaagtcaatcaccagaccttaacccaattgagcatgcatttcacctcctgaagaggagattgaagggaaaacccccccgaaacaaacaacaactgaaagaggctgcagtaaaagcctggaaaaggatcacaaaagaagaatgcaacagtttggtgatgtcaatgggtcgcaggcttgatgcagttattgcaagcaagagatatgctaccaaatattaagtgttatttgatttcatttacctaaatactctctgttccaatacttttgctcacctaaaaattgggtggtctgataccaaaggtgctacgttctaagtagtttaacacatctaggtgtaaataccaggaaataaaagctgaaattctgaactcttgtctcacgttcatctttttatctcaaccccaaatgtattcagtgtattgcaaaaacaaaggaattggccttgctgttccaaaacttttggaggggactgtatatatatatatatatatatatatactgtatatgcactgTATATAACATTGAATTAGCAAATCTCCACTTCATTAGAATGTCCTTCAGTAGCATTGCATGCGGGACTGTCAgtgaggggctgctgggtgacttGCACTGCTCAGGCACTGCTCTCGTGCACGGATGGGCTCACATTGCCCAGAGCTGGTCCTAAACACGCCGCAGCCAGCCGTGGCTGATACACCGTCTGAAGGGCCCTAGAAGGCTCCTCCGCTGCTCCACAGAGGGGACTCTCGTTGAAGGAAAACTTGTTCACTGCTGGCCAATCACACGCTTCACATCTACCACGCATGGTTCCATGAAGGACTTGGAAGATTTTCGCTACGGAGACAAGCcaaaaaaccatttttttcctgtacCGCGGGGGATACTCATATTAGCTGCTCTCCGCTCTGGTCATGGAGAGATAGaggaaaggggggcgggggggggggggggcagccacaCCTTGTGCTCTCAGTAACTGTGTCTCTTAAAGGTGAATCTCCCAGCGGGGTGGAAACTTACACCCGcccacacatatatacactcgcacatacacacatacacagagccacagagtcaTTACTAACCCGCACTGAGTCAGCAAAAGATCTAAGTATTGAATGTCAAGTCCTgtcgtcgccccccccccccctccccccacgtgCCCCGCGCCCCCCTCCAACCGCATTTCTTCTCTGCCTCAACTTCCTCCCTGGCTACAGTGCACAGGTACTATATCTCTCAAATTCTCACAattaagtgtgtctgtgtaggtgcTTGGGTGTAGATGTGGGGGAGTTTTTACCTTTGCTATCTGGACCAGACAATCTCTTGTTATGTCTTCTTTACTCTTCAAGATTCACCTTGTTCCAAGAGCATATTGATAAGCAGGAGACTGCAAAGAATACCAGAGATAACAGCTCAGGATGGGAATGCCCCACTCCGCCTGCACAAGCAGACATTTATAGCATCAGatattacatgacatttatttggcagacgcttttatccaaagcgatgtacaaaaagtgcatttcatggtcatagacaactacaaaacacaggttcagtaagatacagtacttattttgtacagctatttctagccaagaacactgTTTAGTTagcacagtgaacactattcagacctaacctctgcaaagccaactaggcagaagaataagctacagtattaggacaaatacaaattaccaaaaagtgctgggatggagCAACATGTAATAAGTGTcatggaaaaggggggggggatttagagtgaatatacagcgtggtggtggttagtctagatatagtctgaagagatgagtcttcaggccacggtgGAAGATgagtagtgagggggaggttcagagagggacggggagtttgttccaccactggggagctagggtggagaagctctgtgatccgtTTGGTCGAGATATAAAACTGATAATGATatatttcatgatttaaaaCCATTTACCTGGATGGACATAATAGAAGACATACATTcccttttcaaaatattttgtctgcGATATGAGGGGGGGCTTTCACTGAGGGCAGTTACCCACTgcagtgagatgggggggggggtttcactgAGGGCAGTTACCCAGTGCAGTGAGATGGGGGGTTTCACTGAGGGCAGTTACCATGCAGTGAATGGGGGGGTTTCACTGAGGGCAGTTACCCACTgcaggagatggggggggggtttcactgAGGGCAGTTACCCAGTGCAGTGAGATGGGAGGGGGGTTTCACTGAGGGCAGTTACCCACTgcagtgagatggggggggcTTTCACTGAGGGCAGTTACCCACTGCAGTGAGATAAGGGGGGGGTTCACTGAGGGCACAGTTACCCACTGCAGtgagataaggggggggggggggttcactgaGGGCACAGTTACCCACTGCAGTGAgatgggagatggggggggttTTCACCCAGGTAGCCATCATTTTGGTTACAACAAAGTAACCACAGATAaattcctcctcccccccacccctcccccaaactcaCTCTGCTCACAGTCTGCAGTTCACCCGCTTCATTTAGCGTAGGCGTCAGGACGCTACCAGCACTCCCTGGCGCCATCTCGCATCGTCACTGGGTCTGCGCGGCACGCCAGTGCGTTCGGTATTCAGCTTCAGGCCAAGACCACAGCGCGTTCGGAACAGTAACGGCCTGCCCACAGGTACACATCGCGGGGCGCCCCTGAAACATCGCGGGGCGCCCCTGAAATTCAAagggataaaaaaaatgaaagagccAGAGCCGGCTGTATTTAGGCCCCATCACAGCAGACCGGCGCTAGCACAGCGCAACGCTACACCCGTCAGGCCCAACAGCCCCACATTCTTAATACTTTCAAATTCGGTCTCTGATATTTGAAACCAGAGGATTTCAGTTGGAAGCATCTTGCTACGCATCGACATTCAGGCGTTTAGCAGGGGCGCTTACGGGGGGGCGACTTGCTTACCGGTTCAGACAGTGAACACCGCTGGTGCCGAGTCAAGTCGTCGGGGTCACGACTGTAAGCAGAGGCCAATACATAACCTTTCAACATAAAGTTAGACACCACATTAGTCACAAGGGGGAAACGGATATGGTCTAGCTTTAGCATAGGTACATGCAGTTCAGACATCAGGAATTAGTTAGCCAAGGCAgggtacattttaaatgagtaaggTAAGTTCTCTGCCTGCATCCGGCCGCTCTTCGGTTTTCATGACGGCACGAGACCAAGTTCAATGAACTGGTCTACagttctatgtgtatgtatatagcGTATTGTCATAGGTTTACACTATTTCATTATAATGTATGTTGTCAACCAAAACCACCACCAGTGATGAAATACAAAGGAAAGAATGGCGACCACATTGTAAACCCTAACAGTATGACTCACTCACAAGAATAGAGAGAAATAGTTTGTCCAGAACGACACTATTGAGTATTGTGAGCCAGAATTCTAGCATAAATTGTCATGGGCTGTATTTTTCTGAGTAATGAGTGATACAttgcataaatgttttaatttagcaAACTTACGGTCCCTGACGGTGTGTATGTGCGGACATTCTGACAGGGCTATGGGCTCAAAGGAACATATTCTGATAAATGGATACCTCCTTCAAGCAGGACAATCCAATCTTTTGTGGGAGGAAATATCCACAAACAACTGTAGATTAAAATTGatagacattatttatttattgagtttaAATTATGCTTACATAATTGTTTTGAGGTAATCAGTTTCCACAAAACCTTTGAGTAGGCTGAATTACTCAAGTAAGAAGTAAATTTACAATGCATCTGGCTGCTCTATAGAATCGGCACTGATGTTACGTTCACATCGCAAGCAaatctgatttgtttttcaaatccGATCATTAGCGCTGACTTGTCTGCGCTGCTATTTGCAAGCACAAACTCTTGGTCGTTCGCACCAGGCTTCAGCTAGCTTGCTGCAAAAAGAATTGTTCAGCGTTGGAGAAACGCGCCACCTGCCTGAACACACAAATCCAGCCTGATCACCTGCAAATCGCTGTACAGAGAGTCTGTCCCGATGATCGAATCTCAAAAACAAATCAGATTTGCCTGTAGTGTGACTGTACCCTTCGCGTCAGGGTCGATGTTTAGGTCCAGCTTTCACCTTCAGCATCAGAGCGGGGAATCaggtcagggtgggggggggctgtggttaGCCGTTTCGTAAGTCGCGTTGTCAACCTCCAAACAGCAAGCGTGGGTGGagttgtcatggcaacattGTCCGAACTACATCTGCAAAAGCCCCGTTCGCTGACAGTTCCCATAAACCCACCAGCAACCTCACTCAGGGGAAAGCGTGCATTTTAAGAACCTGCCTTTCTCTCCACCAGACAGCTGCAGAGAGGCTATGAGAGGAAACCACGATGGCCTTCTGTTcatttaaggtgtgagatcgcAAATAcacgattagaatgttcttaacggaacattctaatgctggtgtaGCAATCATTcttggtgactgaaagcagtggagttctagaacactctgatttacaattttgaaaaaaaaaattctaaaaaacctactttttttttttgaaagcaaaagtaaaacaccattaaaaaaatttaaatctggTAACCATCTCCCCGTTTCCTTGAGTATAACTTGTTAACAACAGTAAACTTACTTTAGAAGTAGTAGCATACTTATTAAGTGCTTTCCATAGGAATGGCCATTTTCCTGAAGTGGATTGGTTCTTTTTCTTATAGTCCTTCTGTTATGGAACTATTTTCCTTTTACATTATACAGGAACAAATCAATGGTCACATTATAGACAATAAGACATaaatcattttgtaaataactttttattaaGGATTAATCAATTGTATTTGCACATATGAACAAAATCTAGtataagtaaaaaatatataatacacagTATGTACTACAGTCACAATGCTTGTTTGtaacattttaacaatgtgTTATCTTAATTTGATCATTGAGTGCCACCATACCTGCAGGGCCACTCAGCCTTGGTCCTGGAGGTGTCACAGTGCTGAACTGGGGCAGGATTTCACCTTTGTCCAGGGACCcatatttcctcattttcacTTACGTTATCTTACATTGGGAATCTGCCATGTTTCCTTTCTCTTACCAGTGTTTGGCTTTCCTGAGAAGCTTGAATAGCAGGTACCTTTGAAGGTCGCATTTCTTTATTAGGTCTTTTAAATTATCACTATAATAGCTTTTTTTTACGGTTAACTGAACTAGATGAGAAAATATAAGGGAATGAAAGGTTGTTCACATTCAAACTGCCCCCAATCACATAGATCTCAGCAACTAATACATTCAAATGAGGATTTGCAAATATTTCCCCCTTCTTCCTGTTTCTgggtcataataataataataataagtagaagaacaaaaacaataagaaCAACAATTatataacaaagaaaaaaaagcaacaacaggAATATTTCTGTCGTTGTGGTTGTCATTTGAAGGGTATTTATATTTACAGAACTTATCCAAGGAGAGGGAGCACAGTCTGAATGTGGAATGACACACAGCTCTAAAAATGagcacagggtgtgtgtgtgtgtgtgtgtgtgcttattttgtTATGTATGTTAAGGTTCATTTGttgactgattttattttttgccactgttctcccattttctccccaatttagtcgttataccaattccccatgTGTATCACgctcctggtcgatgcgctgtccttctgttggtctggggagggcgtagactaccacatgcctcctccgatacatgtggagtcgccagttgcttcttttcacagcgaacactgccaattgtgtttgtaggaatgtctgaccaagccagaagtaccgctgccggggattgaacccgggtctctgcggtggtaggagAGTGCttttacctctacactacccagacaccccaccaaattttttaaaaattgttttaagtttccttatggaaatatttaattttgaagcAATGTGATTTGATGTCAAATTTcatctttagaaaaaatgtaacaatgtatGACATTATTATATTTGGTTTAGTGGTGTGCAGCATGTTGTCTGATATGAATTTGCTTCAATGATGCGACAGCGTAACGCGCAACTGGTCGAATTCAGGGCTTGGCTTTCGTGATTTGCATAACTCAGCTCCTTCCTAAATCATGTACGCTCCAAAGAAGTTGTCATAGGAGCCTCGAAGGGCGACCAGCGTTTGGTTCTCTGCTTTAACCAGGATGGTGTCACCTTTGAACAGGTGGTAAACGCCACCCAGGTAGCTGCTCAGTAGTTCCCTGGCGGACCCGGTACAATGGTACCTTCTGGACTCCATGAGCTGCAGATCGGCCCCTAGGTACCGCGATGTTCTCCGCAAGACCGAGTGCGTGAACATGGCACATCTGGGCTCCACGAAGTAGAGCTTGGAGTAGACAAAGTAGAACCCCTCCTTTTGGACCTGCAGGCCACCGTCCTTGTAGTCCAGCTCGTGGGTGATGGCGCCACCTTCTGTGTTCCACAGCATGATTCCATCAGCACGAGGGCGGATGCGCccgactggagagagagagagagagagagagagagagagagagagagagagggggagtggggggggacaTTAGGAATTTACAGTAAGAAAAAGATACCCACAAATCGCCAATATTGACACATACCAAAAAACATAATCGAAAAACacaaggcaaaaataaaatctagaggaaaattttaaatgaaataataaatagcgagaaagagagagtgttaAGGAACAGCGGCTTTGTAATGTTGTAATAGAGGCAGAGTTTATGTGACTCTGCAGAGGTGTGCAGGGTGTTTGCCGTGCATCTTGTTCACCCACAGGGACAGAAAAAGTTACTAAAAGTGTCACTGCAGTCTCCACTGCGTGGTCTCAAACTGAGCAACAGCTAAAACCACACgggcgcatgcacacacacacacacacacacacacacacacacacacacagacagacacgcatacacacacacacacacacacacacacacagacacgcacacacacacacacacacagacagacagacacgcatacacacacacacacacacacatacacacacagacagacacgcatacacacacacacacacacacacacacacaaagacacgcatacacacacacacacacacacacagacagacacacacacacacacacacacacaaacacacagacacgcatatacacccacgtacacacacccacacacacaaagagacacacacacacacacagacagacacacacacacacgcactcacacacacacacacacacacacacacacacacacacacacacacacacacacacacacacacagacacgcatgcacacacacacacacacacacacacagacagacacgcatacacacacacacacacacacacacacacagacacacacacacacacagacacgcatatacacgcacacgcacatacacacacacccacacacacacacacacacacaaacagacacacacacacacacacgcacgcacacacacgcgtatgaacgcgcacacacacacacacacacacgtgcacagacacgcacacgcacatacacgcacacagacagacacacacacacacacacacacacacagacagacacacacagacagtgtcctctctctctctctctctcagggatgAATAGGGTTTTAgaagtgcagacagacagacagagagagatggaaataTATGACACATGAGACATTTGCTTTTTGCAACTTTTTGCATTATATAGTTCACTCTCATTATATTCCTTTTGTGAGGATGAGTCcctttgtgtgatttatttccATGTGTATTAGACCTCGTATAGGATTTTACAAACCTGATCTGCAAATGGCCTTGGCTAGATATGTGTATGGGTGATGAGTCTCACCTGTCAGGTGTGCTGTAGGTTTCGATGGCTTCATCGCCGGGTTAATTTGTCTTGCTGGCAGACTTTCAGTCTCAGCTCGGTCTGTTTTAGAGTCAGAGAAAGCACACGTCCAATGCCTGCCGTTCCATGCATGCCATTATGAATGAGTGAAGTTAAAAAGTAATCCTGACATCCACCTTCGACAGCTTCAGTACACCATGAACACACACTGCAAATACGCACATGCATGAATTCCTATACACATAAGCACATGTGCATGCGCGCATATGTCATCGCATATTcatgcatatataaatacacacacggCCTGGAGCTGTAGGATAGAAAGAGGCAGTCTTACCCTGTGAAATTTTGGCCATCTGTCCAACATCACTCTGAAAAGGAATACAGCATCCTGGTTATCACTGTGACCATGTCCCATGTCACAACACAGACAACAGAGTTATATTTCAGTGCATTTGagactgtgtgcctgtggggAAATGTGTGAgcatggaagtgtgtgtgtgtgtgtataggtgtgtgtgtgtgtgtgtgtgtctgtgcgtgaatCTATGTGAGTATGGAagcttctgtatgtgtgtgtgtgtgtggaattttGTGAGTATGGaagtttctgtatgtgtgtgtgtgtgtgtgtatgtgtgtgtgtggaattttGTGAGTATGGAAGTTTCTGTGTGACTGCTCAGTACGTGGAGCAGCACATGGAACATGCCCTCAGCTGACCAGCACTCTGGGACgtaatggaaacaaaaaattCCAAGAACAGAAGCGCAtacctgtgctctctctctcacacacacacacacacacacacacacacacacacacacacacacacacaacacagacacgcacacacacacacacacacacacacagacacagattggCCCCCAGTCTGAGTTTGTGCAATATACAGAGACAGGGTTTACAGTGctactacacacacagccaccacacacacacacacacacacacagatcgaCCCCCAATCTGAGTATGTGCAATATACAGAGACAGGGTTTACAGTGCTACTACACacagccaccacacacacacacacacacacacacacacagatcgaCCCCCAATCTGAGTATGTGCAATATACAGAGACAGGGTTTACAGTGctactacacacacagccaccacacacacacacagatagacccCCAGACTGAGTTTGTGCAATATACAGAGGCAGGGTTCAGAGtgccattacacacacagctaccGCACACAGAGTGGAATGACTGGGCTTCATCCTTTCATCTTAGTGCAAAAAACCGACATACTGAAACTGAAAGGAGCGATTACAGTCCTCTTTCCCACAGCACCATTCTCACTAACAGCCTATACAAATTGCATTAGGAGACTGTAGAGATTCTAGACCATCATAAGTGCAGTCTCATCTGAGTTCTGGAAGAACTCACAGTAATTATAGCCTCGTTAAAATTCTATTACAGAAACTCAGAAATACAGTCACACTCAGATCACAGAACACTGTTTTAAATCGGATTCTATATTCTTCCGTCGATTGGGAGTAAACTGAAGACAGATTGTTGATATAAGTgtgataaatacatttcaatgaaGTGTAATTTACTTTTAAAGTGTAAAATTTGTTCTTGGTAGCAACACAGTACATCGTCTGTCCTATGGATTTGAAAAGTACACAGTAATGTGCAATCATCCACTAACACCCTGTgattccataaaataaataaataaataaaggaataaataaataaata
This genomic window from Anguilla rostrata isolate EN2019 chromosome 17, ASM1855537v3, whole genome shotgun sequence contains:
- the tnfsf14 gene encoding tumor necrosis factor ligand superfamily member 14, which gives rise to MRSSDAAEAGMVYPSVFVVDSQAGYPLPGRPYPRRGGPVQWPLYLLMSLALCGMAVEACFIYHLYTTTRPPSDVGQMAKISQDRAETESLPARQINPAMKPSKPTAHLTVGRIRPRADGIMLWNTEGGAITHELDYKDGGLQVQKEGFYFVYSKLYFVEPRCAMFTHSVLRRTSRYLGADLQLMESRRYHCTGSARELLSSYLGGVYHLFKGDTILVKAENQTLVALRGSYDNFFGAYMI